Proteins encoded in a region of the Streptomyces akebiae genome:
- the sucD gene encoding succinate--CoA ligase subunit alpha produces MAIYLTKESKVLVQGMTGGEGMKHTRRMLAAGTNVVGGVNPRKAGRTVDFDDRAVPVFGSVHEGIEATGADVTVVFVPPAFAKAAVVEAADAGIGLAVVITEGIPVHDSVAFTAYARAKGTRIVGPNCPGLITPGQSNAGIIPADITKPGRVGLVSKSGTLTYQLMYELRDTGFSTCVGIGGDPVVGTTHIDCLAAFQDDPDTELIVLIGEIGGDAEERAAAYVRDHVTKPVVGYIAGFTAPEGRTMGHAGAIVSGSSGTARAKKEALEAVGVRVGNTPTETARLVLAALEGGA; encoded by the coding sequence ATGGCCATCTACCTCACCAAGGAGAGCAAGGTCCTCGTCCAGGGCATGACCGGCGGCGAGGGCATGAAGCACACCCGCCGCATGCTCGCGGCCGGCACGAACGTCGTCGGCGGCGTCAACCCCCGCAAGGCCGGCCGCACGGTCGACTTCGACGACCGTGCCGTCCCCGTCTTCGGCTCGGTCCACGAGGGCATCGAGGCCACCGGCGCCGACGTCACCGTCGTCTTCGTCCCGCCCGCCTTCGCCAAGGCGGCCGTCGTCGAGGCAGCCGACGCGGGGATCGGCCTCGCCGTCGTCATCACCGAGGGCATCCCCGTCCACGACTCCGTCGCCTTCACGGCCTACGCGCGGGCCAAGGGCACCCGGATCGTCGGCCCCAACTGCCCCGGCCTGATCACCCCCGGCCAGTCCAACGCGGGCATCATCCCCGCCGACATCACCAAGCCCGGACGCGTCGGCCTCGTCTCCAAGTCCGGCACCCTGACCTACCAGCTCATGTACGAACTCCGCGACACCGGCTTCTCCACCTGCGTCGGCATCGGCGGCGACCCCGTCGTCGGCACCACCCACATCGACTGCCTCGCCGCCTTCCAGGACGACCCCGACACCGAACTGATCGTCCTCATCGGCGAGATCGGCGGCGACGCCGAGGAACGCGCCGCCGCGTACGTCCGCGACCACGTCACCAAGCCGGTCGTCGGCTACATCGCCGGCTTCACCGCTCCCGAGGGCAGGACGATGGGCCACGCCGGCGCGATCGTCTCCGGCTCCTCCGGTACGGCGCGGGCGAAGAAGGAGGCGCTGGAGGCGGTCGGGGTACGGGTCGGGAACACCCCCACCGAGACGGCCCGCCTCGTCCTGGCCGCCCTGGAAGGCGGTGCGTGA
- the sucC gene encoding ADP-forming succinate--CoA ligase subunit beta encodes MDLFEHQARELFEEHGIPVPRAEVTDSPKEAREIARRLGGRVVVKAQVKTGGRGKAGGVKLAADPAATELTARQILGMDIKGHTVRQVMIAEPVAIESEFYVSYVLDRAAGRFLAIASAEGGMDIEEVAATRPEAVARIPVDPVEGVTSAKASEIAEAAGLPPQTVDVLMRLWEVLTREDALLVEVNPLVRTEKGRILALDGKVTLDDNAGFRQTRWGDEGFAPDDPLEAAAAAKGLNYVKLDGEVGVIGNGAGLVMSTLDVVAGCGARPANFLDIGGGASAQIMADGLSVILSDPAVKSVFVNVFGGITACDAVADGIVQALDSVQLTKPLVVRLDGNNAVRGRAILDDRDHPLVHQATTMDGAARRAADLAHAN; translated from the coding sequence ATGGACCTGTTCGAACACCAGGCAAGGGAACTCTTCGAGGAACACGGCATCCCGGTGCCACGGGCGGAGGTCACGGACTCGCCCAAGGAGGCGCGCGAGATCGCCCGCCGACTCGGCGGACGCGTCGTCGTCAAGGCCCAGGTGAAGACCGGCGGACGCGGCAAGGCGGGCGGGGTCAAGCTCGCCGCCGACCCCGCCGCCACCGAACTGACCGCACGGCAGATCCTCGGCATGGACATCAAGGGCCACACCGTCCGCCAGGTGATGATCGCCGAACCCGTCGCGATCGAGAGCGAGTTCTACGTCTCGTACGTCCTCGACCGCGCCGCCGGCCGCTTCCTCGCGATCGCCTCGGCCGAGGGCGGCATGGACATCGAGGAGGTCGCGGCGACCAGGCCGGAAGCCGTGGCCCGGATACCCGTCGACCCCGTCGAGGGCGTCACCTCCGCGAAGGCGTCCGAGATCGCCGAGGCGGCCGGTCTGCCGCCGCAGACCGTCGACGTCCTCATGCGGCTCTGGGAGGTGCTGACCCGCGAGGACGCCCTCCTCGTCGAGGTCAACCCGCTCGTCCGCACCGAAAAGGGCCGCATCCTCGCCCTCGACGGCAAGGTCACCCTCGACGACAACGCCGGTTTCCGGCAGACCCGTTGGGGCGACGAGGGCTTCGCGCCCGACGACCCGCTGGAGGCGGCGGCCGCCGCCAAGGGCCTCAACTACGTGAAACTGGACGGCGAGGTCGGCGTCATCGGCAACGGCGCCGGACTCGTCATGTCGACCCTCGACGTGGTCGCCGGCTGCGGCGCCCGCCCCGCCAACTTCCTCGACATCGGCGGCGGCGCCTCCGCCCAGATCATGGCCGACGGCCTCTCCGTCATCCTCTCCGACCCGGCCGTGAAGTCCGTCTTCGTCAACGTCTTCGGCGGGATCACCGCCTGCGACGCGGTCGCCGACGGCATCGTCCAGGCCCTGGACAGCGTCCAGTTGACCAAACCGCTCGTCGTCCGCCTCGACGGCAACAACGCCGTACGCGGCCGGGCGATCCTCGACGACCGCGACCACCCCCTCGTCCACCAGGCCACCACCATGGACGGCGCCGCGCGCCGCGCCGCCGACCTCGCCCACGCGAACTGA
- a CDS encoding thiamine pyrophosphate-binding protein, whose product MPDGNSQDLISGGHLVAKALKAEGVEVIYTLCGGHIIDIYDGCVDEGIEVVDVRHEQVAAHAADGYARITGRPGCAVVTAGPGTTDAVTGVANAFRAESPMLLIGGQGAHTQHKMGSLQDLPHVDMMTPITKFAATVPDTARAADMVSMAFRECYHGAPGPSFLEIPRDVLDAKVPVEKARVPKAGAYRASTRSAGDPEAIEKLADLLVHAERPAILLGSQVWTTRGTESAIELVRTLNIPAYMNGAGRGTLPPGDPHHFQLSRRYAFSGADVIVIVGTPFDFRMGYGKRLSPDATVVQIDLDYRTVGKNRDIDLGIVGDAGLVLKSVTEAASGRLNGGASKRKEWLDELRAAEQTAIEKRLPSLRSDASPIHPYRLVSEINDFLTEDSVYIGDGGDIVTFSGQVVQPKSPGHWMDPGPLGTLGVGVPFVLAAKKARPDKEVVALFGDGAFSLTGWDFETLVRYDLPFVGIVGNNSSMNQIRYGQKAKYGEERERIGNTLGDVHYDKFAQMLGGYGEEVRDPADIGPALRRARESGKPSLINVWVDPDAYAPGTMNQTMYK is encoded by the coding sequence ATGCCCGACGGCAACAGCCAGGACCTCATTTCCGGTGGTCACCTCGTCGCGAAGGCACTCAAAGCGGAGGGTGTGGAGGTCATCTACACCCTGTGCGGCGGCCACATCATCGACATCTACGACGGCTGCGTCGACGAGGGCATCGAGGTCGTCGACGTCCGCCACGAGCAGGTCGCCGCCCACGCCGCCGACGGCTACGCCCGGATCACCGGCAGGCCCGGCTGCGCGGTCGTCACCGCCGGCCCCGGTACGACCGACGCCGTGACCGGCGTCGCCAACGCCTTCCGCGCGGAGTCCCCGATGCTGCTGATCGGCGGCCAGGGCGCGCACACCCAGCACAAGATGGGGTCCCTCCAGGACCTGCCGCACGTCGACATGATGACCCCGATCACCAAGTTCGCGGCCACCGTGCCGGACACGGCCCGCGCCGCCGACATGGTGTCGATGGCGTTCCGCGAGTGCTACCACGGCGCCCCCGGGCCCTCCTTCCTGGAGATCCCGCGTGACGTCCTCGACGCCAAGGTGCCCGTCGAGAAGGCGCGCGTACCGAAGGCCGGCGCCTACCGGGCCTCGACCCGCTCGGCCGGCGACCCCGAGGCCATCGAGAAGCTCGCCGACCTGCTGGTGCACGCGGAGAGGCCCGCGATCCTGCTGGGCAGCCAGGTGTGGACCACGCGCGGCACCGAGTCCGCGATCGAGCTGGTGCGGACGCTGAACATCCCGGCCTACATGAACGGCGCGGGGCGGGGCACGCTCCCGCCCGGCGACCCGCACCACTTCCAGCTCTCCCGCCGGTACGCGTTCTCAGGCGCCGACGTCATCGTCATCGTCGGCACGCCCTTCGACTTCCGCATGGGCTACGGCAAGCGGCTGTCGCCGGACGCGACCGTCGTGCAGATCGACCTCGACTACCGGACCGTCGGCAAGAACCGCGACATCGACCTCGGGATCGTCGGCGACGCGGGCCTCGTGCTCAAGTCGGTGACGGAGGCGGCCTCCGGGCGCCTCAACGGGGGCGCGTCGAAGCGCAAGGAGTGGCTCGACGAGCTGCGTGCCGCCGAGCAGACCGCCATCGAGAAGCGGCTGCCCAGCCTGAGGTCCGACGCCTCGCCCATCCACCCCTACCGGCTGGTCAGCGAGATCAACGACTTCCTCACCGAGGACTCCGTCTACATCGGCGACGGCGGCGACATCGTCACCTTCTCCGGTCAGGTCGTGCAGCCCAAGTCACCCGGGCACTGGATGGACCCGGGCCCCCTCGGCACGCTCGGCGTCGGCGTCCCCTTCGTGCTCGCCGCGAAGAAGGCACGGCCCGACAAGGAGGTGGTGGCCCTCTTCGGCGACGGCGCCTTCTCCCTCACCGGCTGGGACTTCGAGACCCTGGTCCGCTACGACCTGCCCTTCGTCGGGATCGTCGGCAACAACTCCTCGATGAACCAGATCCGTTACGGCCAGAAGGCCAAGTACGGCGAGGAGCGGGAACGGATCGGCAACACCCTCGGCGACGTCCACTACGACAAGTTCGCCCAGATGCTGGGCGGTTACGGCGAGGAGGTCCGCGACCCCGCCGACATCGGGCCCGCGCTCCGGCGCGCCCGTGAGTCCGGCAAGCCGTCGCTCATCAACGTCTGGGTCGACCCGGACGCGTACGCCCCCGGAACCATGAACCAGACGATGTACAAGTGA
- the frc gene encoding formyl-CoA transferase, with amino-acid sequence MTPTAGTSTKALEGIRVLDMTHVQSGPSATQLLAWLGADVVKLEAPTGDITRKQLRDLPDVDSLYFTMLNCNKRSITLNTKTERGKEILTELIRRSDVMVENFGPGAVDRMGFTWDRIQEINPRIVYASIKGFGDGPYTNFKAYEVVAQAMGGSMATTGFEEGPPLATGAQIGDSGTGVHAVAGILAALYQRESTGRGQRVNVAMQHAVLNLCRVKLRDQQRLAHGPLREYPNEDFGDEVPRSGNASGGGQPGWAVRCAPGGPNDYVYVIVQPVGWQPLSELIGRPELADDPEWATPEARLPKLNKMFQLIEEWSATLPKWEVLERLNAHNIPCGPILSTKEIIEDESLVSNEMVVTVPHPERGEFVTVGSPLKLSDSPVDVTSSPLLGEHNEEVYVGELGLGDEELRLLKSNGVI; translated from the coding sequence ATGACCCCTACCGCAGGAACGTCGACCAAGGCTCTCGAAGGCATCCGCGTCCTCGACATGACGCACGTCCAGTCCGGCCCGTCCGCCACCCAACTGCTCGCCTGGCTCGGCGCGGACGTGGTGAAGCTGGAGGCGCCGACCGGGGACATCACGCGCAAGCAGCTGCGCGACCTCCCGGACGTCGACTCCCTCTACTTCACGATGCTCAACTGCAACAAGCGGAGCATCACCCTCAACACCAAGACCGAGCGCGGCAAGGAGATCCTCACCGAACTGATCCGGCGCTCCGACGTCATGGTCGAGAACTTCGGACCGGGCGCGGTCGACCGCATGGGCTTCACCTGGGACCGCATCCAGGAGATCAATCCGCGGATCGTCTATGCCTCCATCAAGGGGTTCGGGGACGGTCCCTACACCAACTTCAAAGCGTACGAGGTCGTCGCGCAGGCCATGGGCGGGTCCATGGCGACCACCGGCTTCGAGGAGGGACCGCCGCTGGCGACGGGGGCCCAGATCGGGGACTCCGGAACGGGCGTCCACGCCGTGGCGGGGATCCTCGCGGCGCTGTACCAGCGGGAGAGCACCGGGCGCGGCCAGCGGGTCAACGTGGCCATGCAGCACGCCGTTCTCAACCTCTGCCGGGTGAAGCTGAGGGACCAGCAGCGGCTGGCACACGGCCCGCTGCGTGAATATCCCAACGAGGACTTCGGCGACGAGGTTCCCAGGTCCGGCAACGCGTCCGGCGGAGGTCAGCCCGGCTGGGCCGTGAGGTGCGCGCCGGGCGGCCCGAACGACTACGTGTACGTCATCGTGCAGCCCGTCGGCTGGCAGCCGCTCAGCGAACTCATCGGCCGGCCGGAGCTCGCGGACGACCCCGAGTGGGCGACGCCGGAGGCCCGCCTCCCCAAGCTCAACAAGATGTTCCAGCTCATCGAGGAGTGGTCGGCCACGCTCCCCAAGTGGGAGGTGCTGGAGCGCCTCAACGCGCACAACATCCCCTGCGGGCCGATCCTCTCCACCAAGGAGATCATCGAGGACGAGTCGCTGGTCTCCAACGAGATGGTCGTCACCGTGCCGCACCCCGAGCGCGGCGAGTTCGTGACCGTCGGCAGCCCGCTGAAGCTGTCCGACTCCCCCGTGGACGTGACCAGTTCCCCCTTGCTCGGCGAGCACAACGAAGAGGTCTACGTCGGCGAGCTGGGCCTCGGCGACGAGGAACTGCGCCTGCTCAAGTCGAACGGAGTGATCTGA
- a CDS encoding acetate--CoA ligase family protein, with protein MAEDRVLRVRTLLDAVRAEGRSALTAPEGKVIADAYGIAVPGEELARDVEEAVSYAARFGGPVVMKIVSPDILHKTDAGGVIVGVEGAADVRAAFHTVVDNARAYAPAARIEGVQVQELLPKGQEVIVGAVTDPTFGKVVAFGLGGVLVEVLKDVTFRLAPVDADEALSMLDSIRAAEILHGVRGAPAVDRWAIAEQIRRVSELVADFPEIAEVDLNPVIATPEGAVAADIRVILAESVPKPRRRYTREEILTSMRRLMQPSSVAVIGASNEQGKIGNSVMRNLVDGGFAGEIHPVNPKADDILGRKAYKSVTDVPGEVDVAVFAIPAKFVAAALEEVGRKGIPNAVLIPSGFAETGEHELQGEIVAIAERYGVRLLGPNIYGYYSTWQDLCATFCTPYDVKGGVALTSQSGGIGMAILGFARTTKTGVSAIVGLGNKSDLDEDDLLTWFGEDPHTECIAMHLEDLKDGRAFVEAARATVPKKPVVVLKAGRTAAGAKAAGSHTGALAGDDAVYEDILKQAGVIRAPGLNDMLEYARALPVLPAPRGDNVVIITGAGGSGVLLSDAVTDNGLTLMEIPPDLDASFRTFIPPFGAAGNPVDITGGEPPSTYEATIRLGLEDPRIHALVLGYWHTIVTPPMVFAELTARVVAEFRERGVEKPVVASLAGDVEVEEACQYLFERGVVAYPYTTEKPVAVLGAKYRWARAAGLLGGGR; from the coding sequence ATGGCCGAAGACCGGGTGCTGAGGGTGCGCACGCTCCTCGACGCCGTACGGGCCGAGGGCCGCAGTGCGCTGACCGCTCCCGAGGGCAAGGTGATCGCCGACGCGTACGGGATCGCCGTACCCGGCGAGGAACTGGCGCGGGACGTCGAGGAGGCGGTGTCGTACGCGGCGCGCTTCGGCGGGCCGGTGGTGATGAAGATCGTGTCGCCGGACATCCTGCACAAGACCGACGCGGGCGGTGTGATCGTCGGGGTGGAGGGCGCGGCCGACGTACGGGCCGCGTTCCACACCGTCGTCGACAACGCGCGCGCGTACGCGCCCGCCGCCCGTATCGAGGGCGTCCAGGTGCAGGAGCTGCTGCCGAAGGGGCAGGAGGTCATCGTCGGCGCGGTGACGGACCCGACGTTCGGGAAGGTCGTCGCGTTCGGGCTCGGCGGCGTGCTGGTGGAGGTCCTCAAGGACGTGACGTTCCGGCTCGCGCCGGTCGACGCGGACGAGGCGCTGTCGATGCTGGACTCGATCCGCGCGGCGGAGATCCTGCACGGGGTGCGCGGGGCGCCGGCCGTGGACCGGTGGGCGATCGCCGAGCAGATCCGCCGGGTCTCCGAACTCGTCGCTGACTTCCCGGAGATCGCCGAGGTGGATCTCAACCCGGTGATCGCGACCCCGGAGGGGGCGGTCGCGGCGGACATCCGGGTGATCCTCGCGGAGTCGGTGCCGAAGCCGCGGCGAAGGTACACGCGCGAGGAGATCCTCACGTCGATGCGTCGGCTGATGCAGCCGTCGTCGGTCGCCGTGATCGGGGCTTCCAACGAGCAGGGCAAGATCGGCAATTCGGTGATGCGCAACCTCGTCGACGGGGGTTTCGCCGGGGAGATCCATCCGGTGAACCCCAAGGCCGATGACATTCTGGGCCGCAAGGCGTACAAGAGTGTCACGGACGTTCCCGGTGAGGTGGATGTGGCGGTCTTCGCGATCCCCGCCAAGTTCGTGGCCGCGGCTCTGGAGGAGGTGGGCCGCAAGGGCATCCCCAACGCCGTACTGATCCCGTCGGGTTTCGCGGAGACCGGCGAGCACGAACTCCAGGGCGAGATCGTGGCGATCGCCGAACGGTACGGCGTCCGGCTGCTCGGGCCGAACATCTACGGCTACTACTCGACCTGGCAGGACCTCTGCGCCACGTTCTGCACGCCGTACGACGTCAAGGGCGGGGTGGCGCTGACCTCGCAGTCCGGCGGCATCGGGATGGCCATCCTGGGCTTCGCGCGCACCACGAAGACGGGGGTGTCGGCGATCGTCGGGCTCGGCAACAAGTCGGACCTGGACGAGGACGACCTGCTGACCTGGTTCGGCGAGGACCCGCACACCGAGTGCATCGCCATGCACCTGGAGGATCTGAAGGACGGGCGGGCCTTCGTGGAGGCCGCGCGGGCGACCGTCCCGAAGAAGCCGGTCGTCGTCCTGAAGGCGGGCCGTACGGCGGCCGGGGCGAAGGCAGCTGGCTCGCACACGGGCGCGCTCGCGGGCGACGACGCCGTGTACGAGGACATCCTCAAGCAGGCGGGTGTCATCAGGGCGCCGGGGCTGAACGACATGCTGGAGTACGCGCGCGCGTTGCCGGTGCTGCCGGCTCCGCGGGGCGACAACGTCGTGATCATCACGGGGGCCGGCGGCAGTGGCGTGCTGCTGTCGGACGCGGTGACCGACAACGGGCTGACCCTGATGGAGATCCCGCCGGACCTCGACGCGTCGTTCCGGACGTTCATCCCGCCGTTCGGGGCGGCCGGCAACCCGGTCGACATCACCGGGGGCGAGCCGCCGTCGACGTACGAGGCGACGATCCGGCTGGGCCTGGAGGACCCGCGCATCCACGCGCTCGTCCTCGGCTACTGGCACACCATCGTCACCCCACCGATGGTCTTCGCGGAACTCACCGCGCGCGTGGTGGCCGAGTTCCGCGAGCGCGGCGTCGAGAAGCCGGTCGTCGCGTCGCTCGCGGGCGACGTCGAGGTGGAGGAGGCCTGCCAGTACCTCTTCGAGCGGGGGGTCGTGGCGTACCCGTACACGACCGAGAAGCCCGTGGCCGTCCTCGGCGCGAAGTACCGCTGGGCCCGGGCGGCGGGACTGTTGGGGGGCGGTCGATGA
- a CDS encoding OFA family MFS transporter: MATTDISTPVPYREVTDAGGRMYRIGESDLDIMGRKRKWMVILPWVGMMGISSAEYAFASAEETLHTAHSWSNQHIFWMLGVWVFFQAAVAFPAGKLRENGKLPARWAMMLGAVGTLLGYVSLAFAPHVVVAYIGFGMFSGMGAGMVYATCVNMVGKWYPERKGGKTGFVNGGFAYGSVPFVFIFTGYMDLTNFRWVLVCVGVFLATVVAVAGYFFQDPPKNWWPAEVDPLRKPDDPRARRALEKNPPAVKQYTPGEAWRTGRVALMWFCLLCTSGVNIFGIAFQVPFGNEAGFAGGIVATAMSLKAIVNGTGRGVIGWLSDRYGRKQCLIFVCIVLGLSQYGILWSGNIGNLPLFLVFSSISGFGGGAIFPMFAAMTADYFGENNNASNYGLVYSSKLVSGLLGSGMGAVVVGAWDYAGAFLLAGTISLFAGCVAVFLHPPGRPRNRRITPNPRPLGDEVA, from the coding sequence ATGGCGACAACTGACATCTCCACACCCGTCCCCTACCGGGAGGTGACGGACGCAGGCGGCCGGATGTACCGGATCGGCGAGTCCGACCTGGACATCATGGGCCGCAAACGCAAGTGGATGGTCATCCTGCCGTGGGTGGGCATGATGGGCATCAGCTCGGCGGAGTACGCGTTCGCGTCCGCCGAGGAGACCCTGCACACGGCGCACAGCTGGAGCAACCAGCACATCTTCTGGATGCTGGGCGTCTGGGTGTTCTTCCAGGCAGCGGTGGCCTTCCCGGCCGGCAAGCTCCGTGAGAACGGCAAACTGCCCGCCCGCTGGGCGATGATGCTGGGCGCCGTGGGCACCCTGCTCGGGTACGTGTCCCTCGCGTTCGCACCGCACGTCGTCGTCGCGTACATCGGCTTCGGCATGTTCAGCGGCATGGGCGCCGGCATGGTGTACGCGACCTGCGTGAACATGGTCGGCAAGTGGTACCCGGAGCGTAAGGGCGGCAAGACCGGCTTCGTCAACGGCGGTTTCGCCTACGGCTCGGTGCCCTTCGTGTTCATCTTCACCGGGTACATGGACCTGACGAACTTCCGCTGGGTGCTCGTCTGTGTCGGTGTGTTCCTCGCGACGGTCGTCGCCGTGGCCGGCTATTTCTTCCAGGACCCGCCGAAGAACTGGTGGCCGGCCGAGGTCGACCCACTGCGCAAGCCGGACGACCCGCGCGCGCGGCGGGCGCTGGAGAAGAACCCGCCCGCCGTGAAGCAGTACACGCCGGGCGAGGCCTGGCGGACGGGCCGGGTCGCGTTGATGTGGTTCTGTCTGCTGTGCACCTCGGGTGTGAACATCTTCGGCATCGCCTTCCAGGTGCCGTTCGGCAACGAGGCGGGGTTCGCGGGCGGGATCGTGGCGACCGCCATGTCCCTGAAGGCGATCGTCAACGGCACGGGACGCGGTGTGATCGGCTGGCTCTCCGACCGCTACGGCCGCAAGCAGTGCCTGATCTTCGTGTGCATCGTGCTGGGCCTGTCCCAGTACGGCATCCTGTGGTCCGGCAACATCGGCAACCTGCCGCTCTTCCTGGTGTTCTCCAGCATCTCCGGCTTCGGCGGCGGCGCCATCTTCCCGATGTTCGCGGCGATGACCGCGGACTACTTCGGCGAGAACAACAACGCCTCCAACTACGGTCTGGTCTACAGCTCCAAGCTGGTCTCCGGTCTGCTCGGCTCCGGTATGGGCGCCGTGGTCGTGGGCGCCTGGGACTACGCGGGCGCCTTCCTGCTCGCCGGTACCATCTCGCTGTTCGCCGGTTGCGTGGCGGTCTTCCTGCACCCACCGGGGCGGCCCCGCAACCGTCGGATCACTCCCAACCCCCGTCCGCTCGGTGACGAAGTGGCCTGA
- a CDS encoding sugar phosphate isomerase/epimerase family protein: protein MSRTHQPDPELTHRLSRRGMLGVAAGATVAALLGAAAPAQAAADTESAAAGKGRGRPVLPPGRLGIQLYSLRDKVSTLGFAPVFAELEKYGYDEVEFAGYTQGSAGPITLAQLRRLARDHGLTPIGSHVGYYASDPNAYTFAQNLTKVLDDAQALGLKHIGTAAGPFRYGMTVDAMKRAAHEFNTYGAAARARGMKFYQHNHSEEFSFATDNPKVRLYDVLLRETDPDLVFLEMDIFWAYVAQFRFSKRPDGTSAPFEPLDYVLRRPNRYPLFHVKDGESDPSNPFGYRMVDVGDGDIDYQKFISAVTRLKGHRLAHHWQAEHDNPAESFTFARRSSEHLHSLREKC from the coding sequence GGCGCGGCAGCCCCGGCGCAGGCCGCCGCGGACACCGAGTCGGCGGCCGCGGGCAAGGGCCGGGGCCGCCCCGTCCTCCCGCCCGGCCGGCTCGGCATCCAGCTCTACAGCCTGCGCGACAAGGTCTCCACCCTCGGCTTCGCCCCCGTCTTCGCCGAGCTGGAGAAGTACGGCTACGACGAGGTCGAGTTCGCCGGCTACACCCAGGGCTCGGCGGGCCCCATCACCCTCGCCCAGCTGAGGCGCCTGGCCCGCGACCACGGCCTCACCCCGATCGGCAGCCACGTCGGTTACTACGCGAGCGACCCGAACGCGTACACCTTCGCCCAGAACCTCACCAAGGTCCTCGACGACGCCCAGGCCCTGGGCCTCAAGCACATCGGCACCGCCGCCGGTCCCTTCCGCTACGGCATGACCGTCGACGCGATGAAGCGGGCCGCCCACGAGTTCAACACCTACGGCGCGGCGGCCAGGGCGCGGGGCATGAAGTTCTACCAGCACAACCACTCCGAGGAGTTCTCCTTCGCCACCGACAACCCCAAGGTCCGTCTCTACGACGTGCTGCTCCGGGAGACCGACCCCGACCTGGTCTTCCTGGAGATGGACATCTTCTGGGCGTACGTGGCCCAGTTCCGGTTCTCCAAGCGGCCCGACGGCACCTCCGCGCCCTTCGAGCCCCTCGACTACGTCCTGCGCCGCCCGAACCGCTACCCGCTCTTCCACGTCAAGGACGGCGAGAGCGACCCGTCGAACCCCTTCGGCTACCGCATGGTGGACGTCGGCGACGGCGACATCGACTACCAGAAGTTCATCTCGGCCGTCACCCGGCTGAAGGGCCACCGTCTCGCCCACCACTGGCAGGCCGAGCACGACAACCCCGCCGAGTCCTTCACGTTCGCCCGCCGTTCCAGCGAGCACCTGCACTCGCTGCGGGAGAAGTGCTGA